Proteins from one Ranitomeya variabilis isolate aRanVar5 chromosome 1, aRanVar5.hap1, whole genome shotgun sequence genomic window:
- the LOC143770455 gene encoding RNA-binding protein fxr1-like produces MGDLEKEVFELRHQLSVCQAVNRAILKDMDVLRVAQEKHQQELFQREEERRCLAEELPMPILAKAQAEEKTEEEFVLKAEQDSHPVVADVREDETPLFKTVIDVPEDVQEACTGEVVHEAFKKAVEACSVHWAPETQQLVILSTREATVKWVAVLRDMHLHCLRTKQRIILKNDEAVRRLEHERKALSRLGLVEDTVQVPKVLVAKVIGKLWRVMQEMVAKSGLKRLRIPADEEVQVMGEDGMVPFLVIGSRESLRNIRMLLEYRMAYLREVEQLRLERLQVNKQLPERRRGALKPGSPQAEVNRGYRRKEKSCSLKKDNRRDQRPRENRRWSDGRARKSDSSVSSELSDLSGKSCSRRDDTGLSLSKDVTERDDECRRKGSITGPDLDRRDD; encoded by the coding sequence atgggtgacctagagaaggaggtctttgaaCTCAGACATCAGCTGTCGGTGTGTCAGGccgtgaatagggccatattgaaagatatggacgtgctcagagtggctcaagaaaagcatcagcaggagcttttccagagagaggaggagcgtcgctgcctggcagaggagttgccaatgcccatcttggcgaaggctcaagcagaagaaaagactgaggaagagtttgtgctaaaagcggaacaagacagtcacccggttgtggcagatgtccgtgaagatgagaccccgctcttcaagaccgtgattgatgtacctgaagacgtgcaagaagcctgtaccggtgaagtTGTGCATGAAgcatttaaaaaggcagtagaagcatgtagtgtgcactgggcgcctgagactcagcaattggtcatactgtcgactagggaagccaCAGTAAagtgggtggctgtcctgagggatatgcacctacactgcctccgtacaaaacagaggatcattttgaagaatgatgaagccgttcgacgtttggagcatgAAAGGAAggctcttagtcggctgggcttagtagaagacacagtccaagtacccaaagttctggtggcgaaagtcattgggaaactttggagagtgatgcaggagatggtggctaaatccggtctgaagagactgaggataccggctgatgaagaggtccaggtcatgggtgaagatgggatggttccgttcctggttatcggatccagagagagtcttaggaatatccgcatgctcctggaatatcgcatggcatacctaagggaggtagaacagctgagacttgagagactgcaagttaataaacagctgccagagaggcgaagaggtgctctaaagcctggaagtcctcaagctgaagttaacagaggatatagacgtaaagagaagagctgctctctgaagaaagacaataggagagatcaacgaccgagagagaaccgaaggtggtcagatggaagagctagaaaaagtgactcctcagttagctcagagctcagtgacttaagcgggaaatcctgtagcagacgagatgaTACGGGGTTatcgttatcaaaggatgtgacggaaagggatgacgaatgccgacgaaagggttcaataacaggccctgacttagacagacgggaCGACTGA